A window of the Mus pahari chromosome 1, PAHARI_EIJ_v1.1, whole genome shotgun sequence genome harbors these coding sequences:
- the Syne4 gene encoding nesprin-4 isoform X1, which produces MALVPPLGREFPPEPVNCPLAAPLELDVIGGTICPAPEEETSRPEQVQASSGPPEHFMGELKSPESATSPSRLPLASSHEYQDGGKPCEHSDSGLEVLEAEQDSLHLCLLRLNFLLQDLEQGLGSWTLAHNRIVQLQALQAELRGAAERVDALLAFGEGLAERSEPRAWASLEQVLRALGTHRDTIFQRLWQLQAQLISYSLVLEKVNLLDQDLEVEGDSDGPAAGGVWGPWVPSTFPTPAELEWDPAGDVGGLGPSGQKISRIPGAPCELCGYRGPQSSGQGLEDLFSLGLSHRKHLAAHHRRRLRKPQDRKRQASPSLPDVMLEVDRGFPAPASKWPLILFFLLLFLLLVGATLLLPLWGVSCCSHAQLARTPYLVLSYVNGLPPI; this is translated from the exons ATGGCCCTGGTTCCACCTCTTGGCCGTGAATTCCCGCCAGAGCCTGTGAATTGTCCTCTGGcagctcccctggagctggatgtCATCGGAGGTACCATCTGCCCTGCACCTGAGGAAGAGACAAGCAG GCCAGAGCAGGTCCAGGCCTCCTCGGGTCCACCTGAGCATTTCATGGGTGAACTGAAGAGCCCTGAGTCTGCCACCAGCCCCTCGAGACTCCCCCTGGCCTCTTCCCATGAGTATCAAGACGGGGGCAAGCCCTGTGAG CACTCTGACTCTGGTCTGGAAGTACTAGAAGCTGAACAGGACAGTCTACATCTATGTCTGTTGAGGTTGAACTTCCTGCTGCAGGACCTGGAGCAAGGCCTTGGGTCTTGGACGCTGGCCCATAACAGGATTGTCCAGCTGCAG GCCCTGCAGGCAGAACTACGAGGGGCCGCTGAGCGTGTGGATGCATTGCTTGCATTTGGTGAGGGCCTGGCAGAGAGGAGTGAGCCCAGGGCCTGGGCATCGCTGGAGCAGGTCCTGAGGGCCCTCGGAACCCACCGAGACACCATCTTCCAGCGGCTCTGGCAGCTGCAGGCCCAGTTGATCAGCTATAGCCTG GTGCTTGAGAAGGTCAACCTCCTGGACCAGGACTTGGAAGTTGAGGGAGACTCAGACGGGCCAGCAGCTGGTGGAGTCTGGGGGCCCTGGGTACCCAGTACCTTCCCCACTCCTGCAGAGTTGGAGTGGGATCCAGCAGGGGATGTTGGGGGTCTTGGGCCCTCAGGGCAAAAGATATCTCGGATACCAGGAGCTCCCTGTGAGCTGTGTGGCTACAGGGGACCCCAGAGCAGTGGACAGGGCCTTGAG GACCTGTTCTCCTTGGGACTCAGCCACCGGAAACACTTAGCGGCTCACCATCGAAGACGGCTCCGGAAGCCTCAG GACAGGAAGAGGCAAGCGTCTCCCAGTCTGCCCGATGTGATGCTGGAAGTGGATCGTGG GTTCCCAGCTCCTGCATCCAAGTGGCCCCtgatcctcttctttctccttctcttcctccttctggtgGGTGCCACACTGTTGCTGCCCTTGTGGGGGGTCTCCTGCTGTTCCCATGCTCAGCTGGCCAGGACGCCCTACCTGGTGCTCAGTTATGTCAATGGTCTCCCTCCAATCTGA
- the Syne4 gene encoding nesprin-4 isoform X2 produces MALVPPLGREFPPEPVNCPLAAPLELDVIGGTICPAPEEETSRPEQVQASSGPPEHFMGELKSPESATSPSRLPLASSHEYQDGGKPCEHSDSGLEVLEAEQDSLHLCLLRLNFLLQDLEQGLGSWTLAHNRIVQLQALQAELRGAAERVDALLAFGEGLAERSEPRAWASLEQVLRALGTHRDTIFQRLWQLQAQLISYSLDLFSLGLSHRKHLAAHHRRRLRKPQDRKRQASPSLPDVMLEVDRGFPAPASKWPLILFFLLLFLLLVGATLLLPLWGVSCCSHAQLARTPYLVLSYVNGLPPI; encoded by the exons ATGGCCCTGGTTCCACCTCTTGGCCGTGAATTCCCGCCAGAGCCTGTGAATTGTCCTCTGGcagctcccctggagctggatgtCATCGGAGGTACCATCTGCCCTGCACCTGAGGAAGAGACAAGCAG GCCAGAGCAGGTCCAGGCCTCCTCGGGTCCACCTGAGCATTTCATGGGTGAACTGAAGAGCCCTGAGTCTGCCACCAGCCCCTCGAGACTCCCCCTGGCCTCTTCCCATGAGTATCAAGACGGGGGCAAGCCCTGTGAG CACTCTGACTCTGGTCTGGAAGTACTAGAAGCTGAACAGGACAGTCTACATCTATGTCTGTTGAGGTTGAACTTCCTGCTGCAGGACCTGGAGCAAGGCCTTGGGTCTTGGACGCTGGCCCATAACAGGATTGTCCAGCTGCAG GCCCTGCAGGCAGAACTACGAGGGGCCGCTGAGCGTGTGGATGCATTGCTTGCATTTGGTGAGGGCCTGGCAGAGAGGAGTGAGCCCAGGGCCTGGGCATCGCTGGAGCAGGTCCTGAGGGCCCTCGGAACCCACCGAGACACCATCTTCCAGCGGCTCTGGCAGCTGCAGGCCCAGTTGATCAGCTATAGCCTG GACCTGTTCTCCTTGGGACTCAGCCACCGGAAACACTTAGCGGCTCACCATCGAAGACGGCTCCGGAAGCCTCAG GACAGGAAGAGGCAAGCGTCTCCCAGTCTGCCCGATGTGATGCTGGAAGTGGATCGTGG GTTCCCAGCTCCTGCATCCAAGTGGCCCCtgatcctcttctttctccttctcttcctccttctggtgGGTGCCACACTGTTGCTGCCCTTGTGGGGGGTCTCCTGCTGTTCCCATGCTCAGCTGGCCAGGACGCCCTACCTGGTGCTCAGTTATGTCAATGGTCTCCCTCCAATCTGA
- the Sdhaf1 gene encoding succinate dehydrogenase assembly factor 1, mitochondrial produces the protein MSRPSRLQRQVLSLYRELLRAGRGTPGAEARVRAEFRQHASLPRTDVLRIEYLYRRGRRQLQLLRSGHATAMGTFVRPRGPAEESGDATAPGTRLDDGGAPKNSCEGTGAREARSDGR, from the coding sequence ATGAGCCGGCCCAGCCGGTTGCAGAGGCAGGTTCTGAGCCTGTACCGCGAGCTGCTGCGCGCCGGGCGCGGGACGCCGGGCGCCGAGGCGCGGGTGCGGGCCGAGTTCCGACAGCACGCCAGCCTTCCGCGAACCGACGTGCTGCGTATCGAGTATCTGTATCGCCGGGGTCGGCGCCAGCTACAGCTGCTGCGGTCCGGCCACGCCACGGCCATGGGTACCTTCGTGCGTCCTCGGGGTCCGGCTGAAGAATCCGGCGACGCGACAGCCCCGGGGACCAGGCTGGATGATGGTGGTGCCCCAAAGAATTCTTGTGAAGGCACAGGGGCGCGGGAGGCGCGATCCGATGGGCGGTGA